The Sphingosinithalassobacter sp. CS137 genome includes a region encoding these proteins:
- a CDS encoding response regulator, translated as MKILFIEDDPMNRRVVKDMLDVAGADMAEAESAELGLEKIEAENFDVILVDLRMPGMDGMTAIRTIRARGDAKAELPIIVVTADTALDLRERCLATGADDVLFKPVAMDALFDSIGRVLAVRGSGGIVS; from the coding sequence ATGAAGATTCTCTTCATCGAGGACGATCCGATGAATCGTCGGGTCGTGAAAGACATGCTCGACGTGGCCGGAGCGGACATGGCCGAGGCGGAGAGCGCCGAACTTGGTCTCGAGAAGATCGAGGCGGAGAATTTCGACGTGATCCTCGTCGATCTGCGCATGCCGGGCATGGACGGGATGACGGCAATCCGCACGATCCGCGCGCGGGGCGACGCCAAGGCCGAGCTGCCGATCATCGTGGTCACGGCGGATACCGCTCTCGACCTGCGCGAGCGCTGCCTCGCGACGGGGGCAGACGACGTGCTGTTCAAGCCCGTCGCGATGGACGCGCTGTTCGATTCGATCGGTCGTGTACTCGCCGTCCGCGGCAGCGGCGGCATCGTCTCCTAG
- the rpsU gene encoding 30S ribosomal protein S21: protein MQIIVRDNNVDQALRALKKKLQREGVYREMKLRRHYEKPSEKRARERAAAVRRARKLERKRAERDGAR from the coding sequence ATGCAAATCATCGTTCGCGACAATAATGTCGACCAGGCGCTGCGCGCGCTCAAGAAGAAGCTGCAGCGTGAGGGCGTCTATCGCGAGATGAAGCTCCGCCGTCACTACGAGAAGCCCAGCGAGAAGCGCGCCCGCGAGCGTGCCGCCGCGGTCCGCCGCGCGCGCAAGCTGGAGCGCAAGCGCGCCGAGCGCGACGGGGCGCGGTAA
- a CDS encoding FKBP-type peptidyl-prolyl cis-trans isomerase produces MSVTAVPLQPIKRAHIVWLWVGLALAVALALLLAWQGTRAAASVAWDDERFLAWHAGQPGVRTTESGLQYMVLEAGRGGSPSAGDIALIDFEGRLRDGTVFQPEQAGQGWRVGDGIPGFAEGLQLMSRGARYRFWLPPELGYGPNPPQGSRIPEDAVLIFDVTMTDFISEAEVREMQMQQQLQQQMLQQQMQEQLGGEGGALPPGQP; encoded by the coding sequence ATGTCCGTGACCGCCGTGCCGCTTCAGCCCATCAAGCGGGCGCATATCGTCTGGCTCTGGGTCGGCCTCGCTCTGGCGGTGGCGCTCGCGCTGCTGCTGGCGTGGCAGGGCACGCGTGCGGCGGCATCGGTCGCTTGGGACGACGAGCGTTTCCTCGCATGGCATGCGGGCCAGCCCGGCGTGCGGACGACCGAATCCGGTCTTCAGTACATGGTGCTCGAAGCCGGGCGCGGCGGATCGCCGTCGGCGGGCGACATCGCGCTGATCGATTTCGAGGGTCGGCTGCGCGACGGCACCGTCTTCCAGCCCGAGCAGGCGGGACAGGGCTGGCGTGTCGGCGACGGTATTCCCGGCTTCGCCGAGGGGCTGCAGCTGATGAGCCGTGGCGCGCGCTACCGCTTCTGGCTCCCGCCCGAGCTGGGCTATGGTCCCAATCCGCCGCAGGGGTCGCGTATTCCCGAGGATGCCGTGCTCATCTTCGACGTTACGATGACCGATTTCATCAGCGAGGCCGAGGTCCGCGAGATGCAGATGCAGCAGCAGCTTCAGCAGCAGATGCTCCAGCAGCAGATGCAGGAACAGCTCGGCGGCGAAGGCGGCGCGCTGCCGCCCGGCCAGCCCTAA
- a CDS encoding cytochrome ubiquinol oxidase subunit I, with protein MFEAFDALVLARIQFAFTVSFHFIFPAFSIGLASYLMVLEALWLRTGREVYLDLFRFWVKIFAIAFAMGVVSGIVMSYQFGTNWSVFSDRAGPVIGPLMAYEVLTAFFLEAGFLGVMLFGMERVGKGLHFAATCMVALGTFISAFWILSVNSWMHTPTGFAINDVGQFVPAAGWLEIIFNPSFPYRLVHTVTAAYLTTSLAIGAVGAWHLLRDRTEPHARIMFSMAMWMAAIVAPLQIVVGDLHGLNTLEHQPAKVMAMEGHYDSHPDGAPLILFGIPNEAEKRVDAAIEIPKLSSLILKHDPDAPLAGLDTVPDSEEPPVPIVFWSFRVMVGLGMLMLALGMFSLAARVRGKLYDWTLLHRFALAMGPAGFVAVIAGWITTEVGRQPYTVYGHLRTADSVSPLDASAVGTSLVAFVVVYFAVFGFGTWYILRLMAKGAQPHEPKLEDDAPIRTAGITPGPAQQPEGEREQ; from the coding sequence ATGTTCGAAGCCTTCGACGCCTTGGTGCTGGCGCGCATCCAGTTCGCCTTCACCGTCAGCTTTCACTTCATCTTTCCAGCCTTTTCGATTGGTCTGGCGAGCTACCTCATGGTGCTCGAGGCCTTGTGGCTGCGCACGGGGCGCGAGGTTTATCTCGACCTGTTTCGCTTCTGGGTGAAGATCTTCGCGATCGCCTTCGCAATGGGAGTCGTCTCCGGGATCGTCATGTCCTACCAGTTCGGAACCAACTGGTCGGTCTTCTCGGACAGAGCGGGGCCAGTGATCGGGCCGCTGATGGCGTATGAAGTGCTCACTGCCTTCTTCCTCGAGGCTGGGTTCCTGGGCGTCATGCTGTTCGGCATGGAGCGCGTCGGAAAGGGGCTGCACTTCGCGGCGACGTGCATGGTCGCGCTCGGCACCTTCATCTCCGCATTCTGGATCCTGTCGGTCAACAGTTGGATGCACACGCCGACCGGCTTCGCCATCAACGACGTCGGCCAGTTCGTGCCCGCCGCGGGCTGGCTGGAGATCATCTTCAATCCCAGCTTTCCCTATCGTCTGGTCCACACCGTCACTGCCGCCTATCTTACCACGTCGCTCGCGATCGGCGCCGTCGGCGCGTGGCACCTGTTGCGCGACCGCACCGAGCCGCACGCCCGGATCATGTTCTCGATGGCGATGTGGATGGCGGCGATCGTGGCGCCGCTGCAGATCGTGGTCGGCGATCTCCACGGCCTCAACACGCTGGAGCATCAGCCCGCGAAGGTGATGGCCATGGAAGGCCATTACGACAGCCATCCGGACGGCGCGCCGCTGATCCTCTTCGGCATCCCGAACGAGGCGGAGAAGCGAGTCGATGCCGCGATCGAGATCCCCAAGCTATCGTCGCTGATCCTGAAACATGATCCGGATGCGCCGCTTGCCGGGCTGGACACGGTTCCGGATTCGGAAGAGCCGCCGGTTCCGATCGTCTTCTGGTCGTTCCGTGTCATGGTGGGATTGGGCATGCTGATGCTGGCACTCGGCATGTTCAGCCTGGCCGCGCGCGTGAGGGGCAAGCTGTACGATTGGACGCTGCTGCATCGGTTCGCGCTGGCGATGGGCCCGGCAGGGTTCGTCGCGGTGATCGCCGGCTGGATCACGACCGAAGTCGGCCGTCAGCCCTATACCGTCTACGGCCATCTGCGGACCGCAGACAGCGTGTCGCCGCTCGATGCCTCGGCGGTCGGCACGTCGCTCGTCGCATTCGTGGTCGTCTATTTCGCAGTGTTCGGCTTTGGGACCTGGTATATCCTGCGGTTGATGGCCAAGGGCGCGCAACCGCACGAGCCGAAACTCGAGGACGACGCGCCGATCCGCACTGCCGGCATCACGCCCGGGCCGGCGCAACAGCCGGAAGGGGAGCGCGAGCAATGA
- the cydB gene encoding cytochrome d ubiquinol oxidase subunit II, which produces MSVDSDLATVWAFLIAFAVFAYIVMDGFDLGIGILFPVFDPGIERDQAMNSIAPVWDGNETWLVLGGGGLFAAFPLAYAILMPALYPLIIAMLLALVFRGVAFEFRWRDPAHRKWWDRAFTTGSVVATLAQGIALGALLQGITVSGRAYGGGWLDWLTPFSLLTGVSLVAGYALLGACWLIWKTEGRCQDHAYRLAGRFGAITLAAIALVSLATLSLGRGYVDRWFDFPGVLLTAQVPLLVGIFAVLFWRALRRRAEVTPFLLALGLFLLSFVGLGISIFPFVVPNAVTIWDAAAPATSQWFMLVGAGVLIPVILAYTGWAYWVFRGKVGTEGYH; this is translated from the coding sequence ATGAGTGTGGACAGCGACCTGGCCACCGTCTGGGCGTTCCTGATCGCCTTCGCCGTCTTCGCCTATATCGTGATGGATGGGTTCGATCTTGGTATCGGCATCCTTTTTCCGGTGTTCGATCCCGGTATCGAGCGCGACCAGGCGATGAATTCGATTGCACCCGTGTGGGACGGGAACGAGACTTGGCTGGTTCTGGGCGGCGGGGGGCTCTTTGCCGCTTTCCCGCTGGCCTATGCGATCCTGATGCCGGCGCTTTACCCGCTGATTATCGCAATGCTGCTGGCGCTGGTTTTCCGCGGAGTAGCGTTCGAGTTTCGCTGGCGCGATCCCGCTCACCGCAAATGGTGGGATCGAGCGTTCACGACCGGCTCGGTCGTCGCCACGCTTGCCCAAGGCATCGCGCTGGGCGCACTGCTGCAGGGCATCACCGTGAGTGGTCGCGCCTATGGGGGCGGCTGGCTCGACTGGCTCACTCCGTTCAGTCTGCTGACCGGGGTCAGCCTCGTGGCGGGCTATGCCCTGCTCGGCGCCTGCTGGCTGATCTGGAAGACCGAGGGGCGGTGCCAGGACCATGCCTATCGTCTCGCGGGACGGTTCGGGGCGATCACGCTCGCCGCGATCGCGCTGGTGAGCCTGGCGACACTTTCGCTGGGGCGGGGCTATGTCGATCGCTGGTTCGATTTCCCGGGCGTGCTGCTGACGGCGCAGGTGCCGCTACTGGTGGGAATTTTCGCGGTGCTGTTCTGGCGCGCGTTGCGCAGGCGGGCGGAGGTCACGCCGTTCCTGCTCGCGCTCGGGCTGTTCCTGCTGAGCTTCGTGGGGCTGGGGATCAGCATCTTTCCCTTCGTTGTGCCCAATGCCGTCACCATCTGGGACGCGGCGGCGCCGGCGACCAGCCAGTGGTTCATGCTGGTGGGAGCAGGCGTTCTGATCCCGGTGATCCTCGCCTATACGGGCTGGGCCTATTGGGTGTTCCGCGGCAAGGTTGGCACCGAGGGCTATCATTGA
- a CDS encoding DUF2474 family protein: protein MSNEAAPAPLWKRLAWMAGIWIASVGVLAVVAMLLRAWLL from the coding sequence TTGAGCAACGAGGCCGCCCCGGCTCCGCTGTGGAAGCGGCTTGCCTGGATGGCCGGCATCTGGATCGCGAGCGTCGGAGTATTGGCCGTAGTGGCGATGCTGCTTCGCGCCTGGCTGCTGTGA
- a CDS encoding metallophosphoesterase, protein MLLDQIARDDAERGDAETMLIFLGDLIDRGPESAQVVERLRQLAETRPAQSTRFLLGNHEEVFLAALAGSVKALKFFNRIGGRETILSYGVPEALYRNADYEELLQELQAKVPAEHIRFLQGFEDLILAGDYVFVHAGIRPGTPLTHQRVSDLRWIREEFMGFTGAHEKIVVHGHTITDEVDVQAWRIGLDTGAFASGKLSGMGFEGNRRWLLQADSVTDS, encoded by the coding sequence ATGCTGCTCGACCAAATCGCCCGCGACGATGCGGAGCGCGGCGATGCTGAGACCATGCTCATCTTCCTGGGTGACCTGATCGACCGCGGCCCCGAATCTGCGCAGGTCGTCGAGCGTCTCCGGCAGCTCGCCGAGACGCGGCCAGCCCAAAGCACGCGCTTTCTGCTCGGGAACCACGAGGAAGTCTTTCTTGCCGCTCTCGCGGGGAGCGTGAAGGCGCTCAAATTCTTCAATCGGATCGGAGGCCGCGAGACGATCCTGAGCTACGGCGTTCCCGAGGCGCTGTACCGGAATGCGGACTATGAAGAGTTGCTCCAAGAACTGCAGGCGAAAGTGCCCGCGGAGCATATTCGCTTCCTGCAGGGATTCGAGGATCTGATCCTGGCCGGTGACTATGTCTTCGTGCATGCCGGGATACGGCCCGGAACGCCTCTGACGCACCAGCGTGTCAGCGACCTCCGCTGGATTCGCGAGGAATTCATGGGCTTCACCGGAGCTCACGAGAAAATCGTGGTGCACGGCCACACGATCACGGACGAGGTCGACGTCCAGGCTTGGCGGATCGGCCTCGACACCGGCGCATTCGCGTCCGGCAAGCTCAGCGGCATGGGGTTCGAGGGCAACCGGCGGTGGCTGCTGCAGGCCGACAGCGTCACCGATTCTTAA
- a CDS encoding M48 family metallopeptidase codes for MTNPFKRRRPRCHFFATMFFALCAAMLPVAAAAQQEVGTAETFEAIRAADLQLARIGYRIATANAELCEQLEPGTGLQLHSLDLYDGAMRSRAEAHFGFATDLAIEAVVPRSPAEAAGLQADDSLVRIGPVVIAGTSGRPNSTERLVQVQLALAELPPEAPIEVEALRDGVPIRATILPVPRCRSRFELRLANDLNASADGTMVQLSSRYLEDFPEEFVAATVAHELSHNILRHRVRLEARGVSWGLLSGFGGNVKYFRQTEVEADLLAVSLLVNAGYDAETMVRFWSHFGPRHAGGILRSRTHPSWRDRVATVRQEALRVAAISTRPVRPPILEARNRPLDGDWQSLLVRD; via the coding sequence ATGACGAATCCCTTCAAGCGGCGGCGGCCCCGCTGCCACTTCTTCGCGACGATGTTCTTTGCCCTTTGCGCTGCGATGCTGCCGGTGGCAGCGGCTGCGCAACAGGAAGTCGGCACTGCCGAAACCTTCGAAGCGATCCGTGCCGCCGATCTCCAGCTCGCCCGGATCGGCTACAGGATTGCCACTGCCAATGCCGAGCTTTGCGAACAGCTCGAGCCGGGGACGGGGCTGCAGCTCCATAGCCTCGACCTGTATGATGGTGCGATGCGCAGCCGGGCGGAAGCGCATTTCGGCTTTGCAACCGATCTGGCGATCGAAGCCGTGGTCCCTCGAAGCCCAGCCGAGGCGGCCGGGCTTCAGGCGGACGACTCGCTGGTCCGGATCGGGCCGGTGGTGATCGCCGGGACGAGCGGACGTCCGAACAGCACCGAACGGCTCGTCCAAGTTCAATTGGCGCTTGCCGAGCTGCCACCGGAAGCGCCGATCGAAGTCGAAGCGCTGCGGGACGGGGTCCCGATCCGCGCAACGATCCTGCCGGTGCCGCGCTGCCGTTCGCGGTTCGAGCTGCGTCTGGCGAACGATCTCAACGCGTCGGCCGACGGAACGATGGTCCAGTTGAGCTCGCGCTATCTGGAAGATTTCCCCGAAGAGTTCGTCGCAGCGACGGTCGCGCACGAATTGTCGCATAACATTCTGCGCCACCGCGTACGGCTCGAAGCGCGCGGCGTGAGTTGGGGGCTGCTCTCCGGCTTCGGAGGGAATGTGAAGTATTTCCGCCAAACCGAAGTCGAGGCGGATTTGCTCGCGGTCTCGTTGCTCGTGAATGCAGGCTATGACGCGGAGACGATGGTCCGCTTCTGGAGCCACTTCGGGCCGCGGCATGCCGGCGGAATCCTGCGCAGCCGTACGCACCCGAGCTGGCGCGACCGGGTGGCGACCGTGCGCCAGGAAGCGCTGCGAGTCGCCGCGATCTCGACGCGTCCGGTGCGGCCGCCGATCCTCGAAGCCAGGAACCGCCCGCTCGACGGCGATTGGCAATCGCTGCTCGTTCGCGATTGA
- the wecC gene encoding UDP-N-acetyl-D-mannosamine dehydrogenase, giving the protein MLSDAALKVTVLGLGYIGLPTAAVIARSGAQVLGIDVNAEVVETVNSGKVHIEEIDLDGLVSGVVARGNLRASLQIEPADVFVIAVPTPFGENHAPDVGYVLKAATSIATVLKAGDVVVLESTSPVGTTEEVAALLAKLRPDLKVPGHCTGSADIAVAYCPERVLPGRILVELIDNDRVIGGVTPRCARKALQFYRRFVRGACVTTTARAAEMTKLTENAFRDVNIAFANELSIVADAMGIDVWEVIRLANRHPRVNILSPGPGVGGHCIAVDPWFLVHSAPEATPLIRTAREVNDGKVEHAIATAEAMIAQAPGAPVACLGLAFKANIDDFRESPALKVAATLARRHGERIRIVEPYAAALPPAFEGTGARLTDIDTALESCPVLIVLVDHDVFKSIPLEERADKRVYDTRGIWPDQPEPAPAAGALRLAG; this is encoded by the coding sequence ATGCTTTCGGACGCAGCGCTCAAGGTCACGGTTCTCGGCCTCGGCTACATCGGGCTTCCGACTGCCGCCGTCATTGCCCGATCCGGTGCCCAGGTGCTCGGCATCGACGTGAATGCAGAGGTGGTCGAGACCGTGAACTCGGGCAAGGTTCACATCGAGGAGATCGATCTCGACGGCCTGGTCTCCGGCGTCGTCGCGCGCGGCAATCTCCGTGCGTCGCTGCAGATCGAGCCGGCCGACGTGTTCGTAATCGCGGTGCCGACCCCCTTCGGCGAGAATCACGCACCCGATGTCGGCTATGTGCTGAAGGCCGCCACCAGCATCGCCACGGTGCTGAAGGCCGGCGACGTGGTCGTTCTCGAATCGACGTCTCCGGTCGGCACCACCGAGGAGGTGGCGGCGCTGCTCGCCAAGCTTCGCCCCGATCTGAAGGTGCCCGGCCACTGCACCGGGAGCGCCGATATCGCCGTCGCCTACTGCCCCGAACGCGTGCTTCCCGGACGCATCCTGGTCGAGCTTATCGACAACGACCGCGTGATCGGCGGCGTTACGCCCCGCTGCGCGCGCAAGGCGCTGCAATTCTATCGCCGCTTCGTCCGGGGCGCCTGCGTTACCACTACGGCGCGCGCCGCGGAAATGACCAAGCTTACCGAAAACGCCTTCCGCGACGTCAATATCGCCTTCGCCAACGAACTGTCGATCGTGGCCGATGCGATGGGCATCGATGTTTGGGAAGTGATCCGGCTGGCGAATCGCCACCCGCGCGTCAACATCCTCTCGCCGGGCCCGGGAGTCGGCGGGCATTGCATCGCTGTCGACCCGTGGTTCCTGGTTCACAGCGCACCCGAGGCGACTCCGCTCATCCGCACCGCGCGCGAAGTGAACGACGGAAAGGTCGAGCATGCGATCGCCACCGCCGAAGCGATGATCGCGCAAGCGCCCGGCGCCCCGGTCGCCTGCCTAGGCCTCGCGTTCAAGGCGAACATCGACGATTTCCGCGAAAGCCCGGCGCTGAAAGTCGCCGCAACTCTCGCCCGGCGGCACGGCGAGCGAATCCGGATTGTCGAGCCCTATGCCGCCGCCCTGCCCCCGGCGTTCGAGGGCACTGGCGCTCGGCTGACCGACATCGACACCGCACTGGAGAGCTGTCCGGTGCTGATCGTCCTGGTGGATCACGATGTATTCAAGTCGATCCCGCTCGAAGAGCGTGCCGACAAGCGTGTCTATGACACGCGCGGCATCTGGCCCGATCAGCCCGAACCCGCTCCGGCGGCCGGAGCGCTGCGGCTCGCCGGCTGA
- the wecB gene encoding non-hydrolyzing UDP-N-acetylglucosamine 2-epimerase — protein MCTGSTMEQRAPRRILVVCGTRPEMIKLFPVVAALRTRRSLEVRLCVTAQHRGLLDQVLDIAGLVPDIDLDLMHPGQSLEELTARLLLGIGEVLAAERPDRVVVQGDTATAMVGALAAYYHKVPVSHVEAGLRSGDIHHPWPEEVNRRMIAPIADQHFAPTETAAEALRRENVDPATIHVTGNTVIDALHATRARIGADPSLAAGLDALAQRFAGKRILLVTTHRRENFGGGMAAIARAIARLADRPDVAVVFPVHPNPNVVSVMDALLADRPNVARIAPLDYPHFIRALDMAELVLTDSGGVQEEAPALGKPVLVMRETTERPEGVAAGTARLVGTSENRIVAEANRLLDDPAAYAAMARAHNPFGDGKAAERIADLVAETRR, from the coding sequence ATGTGTACCGGCAGCACCATGGAGCAGCGCGCACCCCGAAGGATTCTGGTCGTCTGCGGCACACGCCCGGAGATGATAAAGCTGTTTCCCGTGGTGGCTGCGCTGCGGACGCGTCGCTCGCTGGAAGTGCGGCTATGTGTGACCGCCCAGCACCGTGGGCTCCTCGACCAGGTGCTCGATATCGCCGGACTGGTGCCCGATATCGACCTTGATCTGATGCATCCGGGGCAGTCGCTGGAAGAACTCACCGCCCGGCTTTTGCTCGGAATCGGTGAGGTTCTCGCAGCGGAGCGCCCCGATCGCGTCGTCGTGCAGGGCGACACCGCCACCGCCATGGTCGGTGCGCTTGCGGCCTATTACCACAAGGTGCCGGTATCGCACGTCGAGGCGGGGCTCCGCTCGGGCGACATCCACCATCCCTGGCCGGAAGAAGTGAACCGGCGCATGATCGCGCCGATCGCGGATCAGCATTTCGCTCCCACCGAAACGGCCGCAGAGGCGCTCCGCCGCGAGAATGTTGATCCGGCGACGATCCATGTCACCGGCAACACGGTGATCGACGCCCTGCATGCGACGCGCGCGCGCATCGGCGCCGATCCCTCGCTCGCCGCGGGGCTGGATGCGCTCGCCCAACGCTTTGCCGGGAAGCGCATCCTGTTGGTGACCACGCACCGCCGCGAAAATTTCGGCGGGGGAATGGCGGCGATCGCCCGGGCGATCGCGCGCCTTGCTGATCGGCCGGACGTGGCAGTCGTCTTCCCGGTCCATCCCAACCCCAATGTGGTTTCAGTCATGGATGCGCTGCTGGCGGATCGTCCGAACGTCGCCCGCATCGCCCCACTCGACTATCCCCACTTCATCCGTGCGCTGGATATGGCCGAACTCGTCCTCACCGACTCAGGCGGTGTGCAGGAGGAAGCGCCGGCGCTGGGCAAGCCGGTGCTCGTCATGCGGGAAACGACCGAGCGACCCGAAGGAGTAGCGGCCGGCACGGCGAGGCTGGTCGGCACCTCCGAAAATCGGATCGTTGCCGAGGCCAACCGGCTGCTCGACGATCCGGCTGCCTATGCCGCGATGGCGCGCGCGCACAATCCGTTCGGCGACGGCAAGGCGGCGGAACGGATCGCCGACCTGGTCGCCGAGACGCGCCGCTGA
- the galU gene encoding UTP--glucose-1-phosphate uridylyltransferase GalU — MGFKPLRKAVFPVGGLGTRFLPATKAMPKEMLPVVDRPLIQYAVDEAIEAGIEQMIFVTGRGKSAIEDHFDIAYELETTMQERGKSLEVLSHTRLKPGAVAYVRQQEPLGLGHAVWCARDLVGDEPFAVLLADDFMVGKPGCLKQMVEAYNRVGGNLICAMEVETEATRKYGIITPGERDGALTEVKGLVEKPKENPPSNLAVIGRYVLQPEVMRVLETQDTGAGGEIQLTDAMARMIGDQPFHGVTFDGTRYDCGDKSGFVKATIAVALEREDLAPTVRGFLDASRG; from the coding sequence ATGGGCTTCAAGCCGCTACGCAAGGCCGTTTTTCCCGTTGGCGGACTCGGCACTCGCTTCCTGCCGGCGACCAAGGCGATGCCGAAGGAAATGCTCCCGGTCGTCGATCGGCCGCTGATTCAATATGCCGTTGATGAGGCGATCGAGGCCGGCATCGAACAGATGATCTTCGTCACTGGCCGGGGAAAGTCCGCCATCGAGGACCATTTCGATATTGCCTATGAGCTCGAGACGACGATGCAGGAGCGCGGCAAGTCGCTCGAGGTGCTGAGCCACACGCGGCTCAAGCCGGGCGCCGTTGCCTATGTGCGTCAGCAGGAGCCGTTGGGGCTGGGGCATGCCGTGTGGTGCGCGCGTGACCTGGTAGGCGACGAGCCCTTTGCGGTGCTGCTTGCCGATGATTTCATGGTGGGCAAGCCGGGCTGCCTCAAGCAGATGGTCGAGGCCTATAATCGCGTCGGCGGCAATCTGATCTGCGCGATGGAAGTGGAGACCGAAGCCACGCGCAAATATGGGATCATCACGCCGGGCGAGCGCGATGGAGCGCTTACCGAAGTGAAGGGGCTGGTGGAGAAGCCCAAGGAGAACCCACCCTCGAACCTGGCCGTGATCGGCCGCTATGTCCTTCAACCCGAAGTGATGCGCGTACTCGAGACGCAGGACACCGGGGCAGGGGGCGAGATCCAGCTGACCGACGCGATGGCGCGGATGATCGGCGACCAGCCGTTCCACGGCGTCACCTTCGATGGCACCCGTTACGACTGCGGCGACAAGTCCGGCTTCGTCAAGGCGACCATCGCCGTCGCGCTGGAGCGTGAAGACCTCGCCCCGACGGTCCGTGGCTTTCTCGACGCCTCCCGCGGCTGA
- a CDS encoding nucleotide sugar dehydrogenase, whose amino-acid sequence MSIERPAHGLMLQSKVESGAACIAVIGMGYVGLPLAVAFAESGSRVLAVDLDVAKVDALNAGRSYIRHIDGARIAPLVDQGLIDATADMARLDEADVLLICVPTPITRHLEPDLGYVVATTETIAKTLRRGQCVILESTTYPGTTREVMQPILEAGGLAAGRDFFLAYSPEREDPGNPDFSTTRIPKVVGADDPTSLDIALALYRRIVPQAIAVSSAATAEAVKITENVFRSVNIALVNELKLVFGAMGIDVWEVIDAAKTKPFGFMPFYPGPGLGGHCIPIDPFYLTWKAREYNQHTRFIELAGQINSSMPERVVQALAEALDAHSGKGLRGARVLVLGVAYKKNVDDIRESPALRLMELLEARGASADFHDPHVDRIDNTREHPTLNFRAGIPWDLEAIAGYDVVLIATDHDAVDYRALVEASPLVIDTRNACARAGAPLDRVVRA is encoded by the coding sequence ATGAGCATTGAACGGCCAGCCCATGGGCTGATGCTGCAATCGAAGGTGGAATCGGGCGCCGCATGCATCGCCGTGATCGGCATGGGCTATGTCGGGCTGCCGCTTGCTGTCGCTTTCGCCGAATCGGGATCGCGCGTGCTCGCCGTCGATCTCGACGTCGCCAAGGTCGATGCGCTGAACGCAGGGCGCAGCTACATCCGCCACATCGACGGCGCGCGGATCGCGCCGCTCGTCGACCAGGGGCTGATCGACGCGACGGCCGATATGGCGCGGCTCGACGAAGCCGATGTGCTGCTGATCTGTGTGCCGACGCCGATCACTCGACATCTCGAACCCGATCTCGGCTATGTCGTGGCTACGACGGAGACGATCGCGAAGACGCTGCGCCGCGGCCAGTGCGTCATTCTCGAATCCACGACCTATCCGGGTACCACCCGCGAAGTGATGCAGCCGATCCTGGAGGCGGGAGGGCTCGCGGCCGGCCGTGACTTCTTCCTCGCCTATTCGCCCGAGCGCGAGGATCCGGGCAATCCCGACTTTTCGACTACTCGGATTCCCAAGGTGGTCGGTGCCGACGATCCGACTTCGCTCGATATCGCGCTCGCGCTTTATCGCCGCATCGTTCCGCAAGCGATCGCCGTCAGTTCGGCGGCCACCGCAGAGGCCGTGAAGATCACCGAGAACGTCTTCCGCTCGGTCAACATTGCGTTGGTCAATGAGCTCAAGCTGGTGTTCGGCGCGATGGGCATCGACGTGTGGGAAGTGATCGACGCGGCGAAGACCAAGCCGTTCGGCTTCATGCCCTTCTATCCCGGTCCTGGCCTCGGCGGGCACTGCATTCCGATCGACCCATTCTATCTCACCTGGAAAGCTCGCGAATATAATCAGCATACGCGATTCATCGAACTGGCCGGCCAGATCAATTCCTCGATGCCCGAGCGAGTCGTGCAGGCACTGGCCGAGGCGCTCGACGCGCATAGCGGCAAGGGTCTGCGCGGTGCGCGGGTGCTGGTCCTGGGCGTCGCCTACAAGAAGAACGTCGACGACATCCGCGAGAGCCCGGCCCTGCGGCTGATGGAGCTGCTCGAGGCGCGTGGCGCGAGCGCGGATTTTCACGACCCGCATGTCGATCGCATCGACAACACCCGAGAGCACCCGACGCTGAACTTCCGCGCCGGCATCCCGTGGGACCTCGAAGCGATCGCCGGCTACGACGTCGTCCTCATCGCGACCGACCACGATGCGGTGGATTATCGCGCCCTGGTGGAGGCATCCCCGCTCGTGATCGATACGCGCAATGCCTGCGCCCGCGCCGGCGCCCCGCTGGATCGCGTCGTCCGCGCCTGA